TTTCATATTTCTTCTGCTTGAGGTGAAAATTTCTTTAAAAGCGGTAAAACCGCAACTTTATATGGGCTTAAAATAAAAGGAAATTTAAGAAAATAACGGTCTTTTTCGATGTCATGAACAAAATTTTGCTCTAAAATCGCTAACATAAGTCTATCTAAGCCAATTGATGGTTCGATTATGTATGGTAAAATTTTTTGACCGTTTGCTGAATCGACAAATTCAAGATTTTCGCCACTTTTAGCCATATGATTTTTAAGATCAAAATTTTCACGGTTGGAAATTCCAATTAGTTCACCTCAGCCAAAATTGAAAAAATATTCAAAATCAGTGGTTGCTTTTGCATAATGAGCTAATTTTTCTGGCTCATGATTGCTAATTCGGATTGAATCTGGTGAAAATCCTAATTTGGATAAAAAAAGTCGAACTTTTTCAATTTCAGAGTGAAAAATTTCATTTGCTTGTTCAGGTCTGACAAAAATTTCCTGTTCTAGTTGAGTAAATTCACGGGTCCTAAAAACGAAATTTCCAGGTGAAATTTCGTTTCGGAAGGATTTTCCGACTTGAGCAATTCGAAGAGGTAAGGTGTTTTTAGTAAATCTTAAAAGTGATTTAAAATTTATAAAAATTCCTTGAGCTGTTTCAGGTCGCAAATACAATGTTGTTTTTTCATTTTCAACAACACCTTGTTCGGTTTGGAATAAAAGATTGAAATTTTTAGGAATAGATCAGTCAGTTTTTGATCCATCGTAATTTTCAATTTTAGCCAAATATTGCTGAATTTCTTGTTGATTTAATTTTTCAAAAATTAAATTTGGAAAATTATTTTCAAACAAATGGTCAACACGATAACGTTTTTTATTAATTTTATTTTCAACTAACAAGTCGCTAAAATTTTCAAGATGACCTGAGGCCTGTCAAACTTTTGGGTTTAGCAAAATTTTTGTGTCAATAAAAAAGGCATTAAGATCTTTGTTTATGAAAAAATCAGCCCAAAAATTTTCAATATTTTTAGCTAAAAGAACACCAAGGTGGCCATAATCATAAGAATTTGCTAAACCTCCATAAATTTGTGAACTAG
The sequence above is a segment of the Mesomycoplasma ovipneumoniae genome. Coding sequences within it:
- a CDS encoding glycine--tRNA ligase — its product is MAKFENYQFFINYLKNLGFIFPSSQIYGGLANSYDYGHLGVLLAKNIENFWADFFINKDLNAFFIDTKILLNPKVWQASGHLENFSDLLVENKINKKRYRVDHLFENNFPNLIFEKLNQQEIQQYLAKIENYDGSKTDWSIPKNFNLLFQTEQGVVENEKTTLYLRPETAQGIFINFKSLLRFTKNTLPLRIAQVGKSFRNEISPGNFVFRTREFTQLEQEIFVRPEQANEIFHSEIEKVRLFLSKLGFSPDSIRISNHEPEKLAHYAKATTDFEYFFNFGWGELIGISNRENFDLKNHMAKSGENLEFVDSANGQKILPYIIEPSIGLDRLMLAILEQNFVHDIEKDRYFLKFPFILSPYKVAVLPLLKKFSPQAEEIWKMLVSHGIAATFSNTGTIGKRYYYQDSIGTFFCITVDEEGIQNQSVTIRFRDTCEQKRIKITEIIQFIEENSSNE